The DNA region TTGATGAACCCGCTGGCGGTCCCGCCGATCGCGAACACCACGAAGACCACCCACAGCGGCGCCCCGAACGCGATCACCAGGAACCGGGGGATCCCGGTGATCAGGAAGCAGACCAGGTACGTCGGGTAGCGCCGCATCCGGTCGCCGATGGCTGCCGCCACGGCCGAGCCGACGGCGGAGAAGCCGGAGAAGGTGGCGAACAGCAGACCGATCGTCTCCGGGCCGGCGTGCTGCTGACCCCATACGGGCATCAGCACGCTGCTCCAGGCCAGGTCGATCAGGTTGGTCAGCGCGACCATGAACGCGATTCCGAGGAGCACCCGGTCGCGGCGGAGGACGTGCCAGCCCTCGGCGAGCTGGGCACCGTACGAGGCGGGGTCCTTCCTCGGCTGCTCCGCGGGTCCCGGGGAGCGGTGCCCGGTCAGCCCGGCCGTCGTCGCCGCGAGCACGAGGGCACCGAGCGCGAACGAGGCGGCGTCGATCACGATCGCGTTCGTCGCGCCGACCAGCCCGATCAGCAGCCCCGCGGCGGCGGCGCCCAGCATCGAGGCGGTGCGCTCGACGAACGAGTGCAGCCCGGTGGCCCGCTCCGTCGAGACGCCGGCCGCCTCGACCAGCTGCGGGATCATCGACGACTTCGCGGCGTCACCGGGGCCGCGCAGTGCGCCGGCGAGGGCGACGAGCGCGAGCAGGATCGAGAGGTGCAGCAGGCCGGCTGCGTACAGCAGGGGGATGAGGCCGACCACGACGGCCGAGCCGAGGTCGCAGGCGATCGCGACGCGGCGTGGGCCGATACGGTCGATGACCGGGCCACCGAAGATCTTGCTGAGTACCAGCGGGGTCATCTCGAAGAGCGCGATCAGGCCGGCCTGGGCGGCGCTGCCGGTCGTCTCGAGCACGAACCAGGGCAGCGCCAGCATCGAGATGCGGGTGCCGACCAGCGAGATGGTCTCGGCGGCGAGCCAGCCGTAGAGGGGGAGCTTCATCGTCAGTCCTTCTCGGGGCCGAGGTGTCCCGGCAGGGCGAAGGTGTGGAACTGGACCGCGACGGGCTCGCCGTCGGGGTCGTCCTCGAACCCGAAGACGACCTCGTTGACCTGCTCCTGCAGCCGGCGGACCTGGCTCGGGGTGAGGCGCACGACCCGGTCGTTGAGGTTGAAGACCTCGCGCCATTCCTTCGAGATGAGCTCGCGCTCCTCGAGCGCCTTCTGGAGCTGCTGGGTGTAGATGGTGACGACGGTCTGCAGATAGGCGCCGAGGGTCTCTTGTCCCTCGGCGGTGTCGGGCACGTCGCTGTCGCCGGTCACGGTCATCTGGTGGGCGGCCTTCCACCAGCGCTCCCGGGCGTTGCCGCGGCTCTCGTCGTCCTCGATGAACCCGTGCTGCGCGAGCTGCCGGAGGTGGTAGGACGTCGCGCCGCTGTTGATCCCGAGCCGGGCGGCCAGGGTGGTCGCGGTCGCCGGGCCGTCGACGCGGAGCATCCCGAGCATGCGCACGCGCACGGGGTGGGTGAGGGCCTTGAGCTGGTCGACTCCGGGGACGATCTCGCGTGCTGCCATGGGTCAACCGTAGACCGCAAAGAGATCTTTGCAAATGGAATTGTGCGATTTCCCTGATATACGAGTAACCCGGTGAACAATGCCTGGAAAGCGCCGTTACCCTGTCGGAGTGACGACAGATGCCGCGCCGCCGACGCCGACCTCCGCCCCGACGGTGGCGATCATCGGAGGAGGAGCCAGCGGTACGCTGACCGCGATCAACCTGCTCCGCCGAGGTGCGTCGGTCACGCTCTTCGAGTCACGGGGAGAGGCCGGCTACGGGGTCGCCTACTCGACCACCGACGCCCGCCATCTGCTCAACGTCCGGGCCAACAACATGTCGGGTTTCCTCGACGATCGTGACGACCTGCTCAACTGGGCGGCGGAGGTCGGCATCGAGCTCGGCCCGATCGACTTCCTGCCCCGCCGCGACTACTCCCGCTATCTGCGCGACCGGCTCGCTCAGGCCGCTGCGGCAGGTCCCGGGGCGTTGGAGACGGTCGGGGAGACCGTCGTCGACGTGGAGCCGGTCGGCGCCGGCTTCCAGGTGCTGACCAGCGACGATGGTGAGGGCCATGTCGCGGACGCGGTCGTCCTGGCGTACGGCAACCCGCCGCCGCAGCCGCTGGCCGGGCTGCCCGAGGCACCGTGGAACCTGTCGGATCCCTGGGACGTCGCCCGGATCAGCGCCCTGCCCGGTGATGCGACCGTGCTGGTCGTCGGCACCGGCCTGACCGCCGTCGACACCACGGTCACGCTCCTCGACGACTCCCCGGCCCGCCGGGTGATCATGGTGAGCCGCCACGGCCTGTTGCCGAACCCCCACGTCGACGACCAGTTCACCTCCTGGGTGACCCCGATCCCCGACGGCCCGCTCACCGCCGACGGCATCGCCGGCCTCGTCCGCGACCAGATCGAGCACGCGGCCGCCCTCGGCGTCGACTGGCGTGCGGTCATCGACGGCCTGCGCGGTCCGACCCAGTCGATCTGGCGCCACCTGCCCGAGCCCGAGCGCCGTCGCTTCCGCGAGCTCTACGCCCGCGAGTGGGAGGTACGCCGCCACCGCATGGCCCCGCGCATCGCCGCCCTCCTCGACACCTACCGGGCCGAGGGACGCCTGGAGATCCTCGGCGGCGGGGTGCTCGGCTGCCGGGCGAACGCCGAGGCGGACGGCGCCGAGAAGCCGGTCGTCACCCTCGCCGACGGCGACCGCGAGGTCACCGCGGTGGTCAACTGCACCGGCCCCTCACCCGACATCACCCGCACCGACAACCCGCTCCTGCTCGCGCTCCAGAAGCGCGGCCTGATCGCCCCCGACCCCCTCCGCCTCGGCATCGACGTCACCGAGGACGGCCGCGTCATCGGAGCAGACGGCAGCGTCGTACCCGGTCTTGTGACCGTCGGCCCGCCCTGCAAGGGCGCCCTCTACGAGGCGACAGCCATCCCCGAGATCCGGGTCCAAGCCGCAGCCGCGGCCGCCCACCTCGCCGCCGAATAGGTGGTTCTGGCGGCCGAGAAATCAGTTGTGGGCGACGAAACTGTCGTTTCGTCGCCCACAACTACAGACTCGGCGCCCAGAACCACCGATTCGGCGGGTGGTCAGCCCAGGTTGAGCTGGCGATCCGTGCGTGCGAACGTCTCGGCGGCGAGCTCGGGGTCGGCGCTGAGCTCGGCACCGGTGGCCGGGATCATCGTCTTGAGCTGGGGCTGCCAGTCGTCCCAGCGGTCGGGGAAGCAGCGGCGCAGGACGTTGACCATGATCGCCGGCGCCGTCGAGGCGCCGGGCGAGGCGCCCAGCAGGCCGGCGATGGTGCCGTCCTCGGCGGTGATGACCTCGGTGCCGAACTGCAGCACACCGTCGGGGCGGATGACCTGCACCCGCTGGCCGGCGATGATCCGCTCCCAGTCCTTGCGGTCGGCGGCGGGGAAGAAGTCGAGGAGGTCGTCGAACTTCTTGCGCGGGGAGCGCAGCAGCTCCTTGACCAGGTAGACGGTGAGGTCCATGTTGGTCAGCCCGGCGCGCAGCATCGGCAGCAGGTTGTGCGGCCGCACCGAGAGGAACAGGTCGGTCAGCGACCCGGTCTTGAGGAAGCGCGGGCTCCAGCCGGCGTACGGACCGAACATCAGGTGCGTCTTGCCCTCGACGTAGCGGGTGTCGAGGTGGGGCACCGACATCGGCGGCGCGCCGACCGCGGCCTTGCCGTAGGCCTTGGCGCGGTGCTGGGTGACCAGCTCGGGCTTGGACGTACGCAGGAACTCACCCGAGACCGGGAAGCCGCCGAAGCCGCGGATCTCCGGGATGGCGGCCTTCTGCAGCAGCGGCAGCGCGTAGCCGCCGGCGCCGACGAAGACGAAGCGCGAACGCAGGTGGTACTTGCCGGACTCGTTGCGGCCGTAGATGTGCCAGAAGCCGTCCATGGTCTGGTGCAGGTCGGTGACCTCGGACCCGGTCTCCAGGTCGGCACCCTTGTCGACCAGGGTGCGGGTCAGCATCGAGGTGAGCGAGCCGAAGTCGACGTCGGTGCCGGCGTTGGTCCAGGTGGCCGCGACGGGCTCCTCGGCGAGCGACTTGGCCGAGCGGCCCTCGAGCAGCAGCGGCGCCCAGCCCCGGATGACCTCGGGGTCGGTGGAGAACTCCATCCCGGCGAAGAGCGGGTGCTGCGACAGCGCCTCGTGGCGCTTGCGGAGGTATTCGACGTTGTCCGCACCCCACACGAAGGACATGTGCGGGACGGTGTGGATGAACTTGTCGGGGTCCGGGATGCGGCCGTTCTCGACCAGGAAGGACCACAGCTGACGGGAGACCTGGAACTGCTCGTTGACGTTGACGGCCTTGGAGATGTCCACCGAGCCGTCGGCCTGCTGCGGGCTGTAGTTGAGCTCGCACAGCGCGGAGTGACCGGTGCCGGCGTTGTTCCACGGGCCGGAGGACTCCACGGCGAGCGAATCGAGCCGTTCGATCATCTTGATGGACCAGCTGGGCTCGAGCTCCTGGAGGAGCACGCCCAGGGTGGCGCTCATGATGCCGCCGCCGATCAGCACTACGTCAAGAGGTTCGTCCACAGGTCTTTTGTCTCGCTTTTGAGGCCGCAATGGTTAATCGGGGTCCTTAGATCGGTCTAACTTGTGGGCAACTTCACTGCCCTGCCCCCGGGATGAGTCCAGCGTGATTCCGTCCTTCATTGTGGCTCACCGCACATGCCGGTGGTAGTTCAGGGTGGAGTTACGCTCGGCCGGTGCCACGCCTCTCTGACTCCCATCGCGCCTGGATCGACGAAGCCGTACGCCGCGTCGAGGCCGACGCCCAGCGCTCCGCCGACACCCATCTGCACGTCGTGCCGCTGCCGGGATGTCCGGGCATCGACCTCTATCTGAAGGACGAGTCCGTCCACCCCACCGGCTCGCTGAAGCACCGCCTGGCGAGGTCGCTGTTCCTCTACGCCGTCTGCAACGGCTGGCTCCACGAGGGCGCGACGGTCGTGGAGGCGTCCTCGGGGTCGACCGCGGTCTCCGAGGCGTACTTCTCCCGGCTCCTCGGTCTCCCGTTCGTCGCGGTGATGCCGCGCTCGACGTCGAAGGAGAAGGTGGCGCTGATCGAGTGGTACGGCGGCACCTGCCACTTCGTCGACCGCGCCGCGGACGTGTACGCCGAGGCCGAGCGTCTCGCCCGCGAGTGCGGCGGCCACTACATGGATCAGTTCACCTACGCCGAGCGGGCCACCGACTGGCGCGGCAACAACAACATCGCTGAGTCGATCTTCGACCAGATGTCGCAGGAGCGGCACCCGGTACCGACCTGGATCGTCGTCTCGGCCGGCACCGGCGGCACCTCGGCCACGATCGGCCGCTACCTCCACTACCGCCGGCACCCCACCAAGCTGATGGTCGCCGACCCGGAGAACTCCGCCTTCTACGGCGGCTGGGAGATGGACACCTCCGACCACGCCACCGGGATGCCGTCGCGCATCGAGGGGATCGGCCGACCGCGGGTCGAGCCGTCCTTCGTCGGCGGGGTCGTCGACGACATGGTCCAGGTGCCCGACGCGGCCTCGATCGCGACGATGCGCTGGCTCTCGAACCGGATGGGCCGCTCGGTCGGCCCCTCGACGGGCACCAACGTGTGGGCATCGCTGGGTGTCGTACGCGAGATGGTCGACGCCGGTGCCCAGGGCAGCGTCGTCTCGCTGCTGTGCGACTCCGGGGATCGCTATCGCTCGTCCTACTACGACGACGGCTGGGTGAGCGAGAAGGGCATCGACCTGGCGCCGTACGCCTCGGCCCTCGCCGACTACGAGCGCACCGGCATCCTCGTCGACCCCTCCTGACGCGCCCAGACCCGCATCCCCGCGGTGACCAGCGCCCACACGCCCGCGACGAGCACGATCTCGCTGAGGATGTAGAGCGGCCACGGCCCGAGCACGTCGAGCAGCGAGTCCGACGGCGGCTTGTAGCGCAGGTAGCCGTAGTTGGCGTCGAGGACGAGGTTGAGGACGTACGCCGCGGCAGCCCATGCCGCCGTGGTCACGACCGCCCAGCCGTAGTCGCGCCAGCGCGGGAGCAGCTTGAGCCCGAAGACCAGGTAGACCGCGGCGAGCACCACCATCAGGTGCATGACCCAGAAGGTGATGTAGCTGACCTCCGGGAAGTCCCTCACGTCCGGGGTGAACACGCCCTGGGTGGTCAGCGTGAGACCCCAGAAGCAGGTCAGCGCCGTCGGGTAGGGATGGTGGGTCCACAGCGCGACCGTCGCCGCCATCCACGCCATGTCGCACAGATGGATCGGCAGATCGATGAACAGGTCGAAGTCGGTGACCCACTCGTGAGCCTGCAGCGGGATGATCGTCAGCGGGATCGCGAGCGCGAATGCTCGGGAGAATCTCGACGGATCCAGGTCGTCCCGCTGCCGCCTGCCCAGCCAGACCACGGCCACGATCCCCGCTGTGAGCAGGGACAACGGCACCAGATGGGTCAGACCGTAAGCCTGCATATCGGAAGTCTGACGCGATTCCCGAAGAAATTCTTCCCAACCCGCGTCATGGGTCGGCGGGTCGTCCGTTTCATCGGCGAGAAGGTCGTCCACCGGTGGGGGGTGGACGACCTCTCACACAAAGTTGGTGGCTGATCCGGGGGGATTCATCAACTGGGTGGAGGTCCCTCTGAATGCACACTGCGGGGGTGGTGTGCAATCAGAGGGACGCCTCGCTTTTGTGGTGTCTCAGCGGGCTGTTCCGGTCACCGCCGTCGCGTAGAGCTCCTCGTCGTGATGGATCTGCGCGACGAGCCCCTGCGCCCGCATCAGGCTCGCGGTGACGGGCGCCTGCTCCTGGCCGGCCTCGATGACGAGTACGCCGCCGGGTGCCAGATGCTTCGGAGCCTGCTCGATCACGCGCCGCTGGACCTCGAGCCCGTCGGCTCCGCCGTCGAGCGCCACGTGGTGCTCGTGATCGCGCGCCTCGGGCGGCATGTTCCGGATCTCGTCGCTCGGGACGTAGGGGGCGTTGGCCACGATCACGTCGAACTCGAGGTCGCGGGGGAGCGGGGCGTAGAGGTCGCCGAGGAGCACCCGGTCCGGCGGCAGGTTCCGCCTGGCACAGGCGACGGCGGCCGCGTCGATGTCGGTGGCCCAGACCTCCGCGCCCTGGACCCGGGCCGCGACGGCCGCGCCCAGCGCTCCGGTCCCGCAGCCGAGGTCGAGAACCCTCCGGGTCGTGCGGTGCGCAATCCCCTGGACAGCGAGGTCGACCATCAGCGCCGAGCGCTGCCGGGGCACGAACACCCCGGGCGCGACCCGGATCCGGAGCCCGCAGAACTCGGCCCAGCCCAGGATGAGCTCCAGTGGCTCACCGGCCACGCGGCGTACGACCATCGCCTCTCGTTCCTGCGGCGAGACCGGTGCTTCTTCGAGGAGGGCCGCCTCCTCCTCGGCGAAGACGCAGCCGGCGGCGCGGAGGCGGGCGACGAGCCCCGAATCGGGAACGACGGAGGTCATCAGAGAATATTGGCACGTGGACGCCCTGACTCCGATCGGAATCATCGTGGCCGCGTACGCCGCGTTCGTGACGATCGCGGCCGTCGTCGGCCTCGTCCTGAAGGCTCCGCGTCCGCGGTGGCTCGATCAGCTAGCGTGGATGCTCGAGATCCTCGCCGTCGTGCTCGCGATCGGGGCGCTGGCGGGCTGGTCGGCCGGGCGCAAGCCGGAGTCGCTGTCGACCTTCCTGGGCTACGTGGGCGCGCTCGTGTGCCTGATGCCGCTGGCCCTGCAGACGATGCGTGAGGACCGCTCGGCCTGGTCCTCGGGCGTGATCGCGGCGGCGGCCCTGGCGACGGGGGTCGTGGCCGTACGCGTCATGATGGTCCGGTGACCGAGACCGCTCCCGCCAAGACCCGTTCCGGTCCACACCTGGTGCTGCTGACCGTCTACGCGATCTTCGTGCTCGCCGCGGGCGCCCGGTCGCTGGTGCAGGTCCTCACCCGCTTCGACGAGGCCCCGATCGCCTACTCGCTCTCGGTGGTCGCGGCGGCGACGTACGTCGCGGGCTGGTTCGCGATCCGCCGGGCTGCTGCCGGGTCGGCGGGCTTCGCGAAGATCATGCTGTGGGTCGAGCTGGCCGGCGTGTTCGTCGTCGGTGTCCTGTCCCTGGTCGTGCCGTCCTGGTTCCCGGATGCATCGGTATGGTCGAAGTTCGGGAGCGGATACGGTTTCGTTCCTGCCCTGCTGCCGATCCTGGGTCTCCTCTGGCTCTGGAAAGGTCGAACTCCAGGGCCGACCGAAGGAGCCTGATGAGTCAGTCGACAGCCACCGCCATCTCGCCTGACTCGGGGGAGCACTGGTCCGCTCCGGGAGCATGGACGGTCGCCGACGGCGTACATCGGATCCCGTTGCCGCTGCCGATGGACGGGCTCAAGGCGGTCAACATCTACGTCCTCGAGGGTTCTGACGGCCTTTCGTTGGTCGATGGTGGCTGGGCGATCACCGAGGGGCGCGCCGCGCTGGAGAGCGGGCTGAAGAAGCTCGGCTTCGCGTTCAGGGACGTCCGGCGGTTCCTGGTCACCCACGTGCACCGCGACCACTACACGCTCGCCTCGGTGCTGGGTGAGGAGTTCGGCGCCGACGTGCTGCTCGGCGCCGGCGAACGGCCCACCCTCGAGCTCACCAACGGCGACCTCGACGGCTGGATCTCGACCGACCGCCTCCTGGCTCATGCCGGCGCACCCGAGCTGGCCGAGAAGTGGGCCGCCAACCCGCCTCCGCCGCCCGATCTCTCGCACTGGCGGATGCCTTCGCGTTGGCTGGAAGGGGACGTACGCCTCGACGTGGCCGGCCGCGACCTCGACGCCGTGCACACCCCTGGTCACACCCAGGGTCACTACGTCTACGCAGACCTGGCCGGCTCGGTCCTGTTCGCCGGCGACCACGTGCTGCCCACGATCACCCCGTCGATCGGCTTCGAGCCGGTTCCGGTCATCGACCCGCTCGGCGACTTCATGGCGTCGCTGACCAAGGTCCGCTCCCTGCCCGACCTGCAGCTTCTGCCCGCTCACGGCCCCGTCGCGACCTCGTCGCACGCCCGCGTCGACGAGCTCCTCGCCCATCACGAGACCCGGCTCGCCCAGTCGCTGGCCTCCTTGCGTCTCGGGCGACGTTCGGCCCTCGAAGTCGCCAACGACCTCGGCTGGACCCGCCACGAGCGCGCCTTCGCCGAGCTCGACTACTTCAACGCCGGCCTCGCGGTCATGGAGACCAAGGCCCACCTCGAGCTGCTGGTCGCTCGCGGTCTCGCGACCCGCGAGGAGACCGAGGCGAGCGTGCTGTTCGCCCCGGTCGACGCCGTCAGCGCCTGAGCCGCATCGGGGTGTGCGGGATGCCGTCCTCGAGGAACTCCTCGCCGTCCTTCACGAACCCGAACTTCGCGTACCAGCCGGCCAGCGGCGACTGGGCGTCGAGGACGATGTCGCGGTCGGTGACGGCCTCGACGGCAGCCTTCATGATCACGTCCGCCAGGCCCTGGCCGCGGTGGGTGGGGGCGAGGACGACGCGGCCGATCCGCCACACGTCACCGTCGTCGAGGATGCGGGCGGTGCCGGCGAGCCGGTCGCCGTCGGTCAGCACCACGTGACGCGTCCCGGGCTCGAGGTCACGGCCGTCCAGGTCGAGGTAGGGGCAGTCCTGCTCGACGACGAAGACCTCCTGGCGCAGCTGCCACAGGGCGTACGCGGTCTTGGGGGTGAGGTCGTCGAAGGACGAGATGGAGACGTCGGTCATGGGTGGATTCTCGCAAGCAAGTAGTGTTGCCCGGAACAGACAGGGGAGGCCGGGAGGCCTGAGAGTGCGGCGAACAGCGCCGCAGACCCTCCGAACCTGCTCCGGTTGACACCGGCGAAGGGAGTCAGAGTGCGCATGCGTACGCCTGCCATCACTGCCACTGCGATCACTGCGGTCTCGGCGCTGCTGCTGTCCGCGTGCGGGGGCACCCCCGCGAAGCCGGACGCCGAGAAGTCGAGCGGCGCCGACGACAAGACCGTGGTGCTGCTGACCCACGACAGCTTCACGCTGCCGAAGGAGGTGCTGGCCGAGTTCACCGAGAAGACCGGCTACACCGCAGAGATCCGGCACGCGGGCGACGGCGGCGAGCTGACCACCAAGATCGCCCTGGACACCGGCAACCCCGACGGTGACGCGGTCTTCGGCGTCGACAACACCTTCGCCAGCCGGGCGATCGACCAGGGCGCGCTGGAGGCCTACACGCCGTCCGAGATCCCCGAGGGCGTCTCTGATTTCAATCTCCCCGGCGACGAGGAGCACTTCCTCACCCCCGTCGACAACGGCAGCGTGTGCGTCAACATCGACACCGAGTGGTTCGCGGCCAAGAAGCTGACGCCGCCGAAGTCGCTCGACGACCTGGCCGAGCCCGCGTACAAGGACCTGCTCGTGACCCCTGGCGCGGCGACGTCGACGCCCGGGATGGCATTCCTGCTGGCGACCGTCGCCGAGTACGGCGAGGACGGCTGGGCCGACTACTGGGGCAAGCTGATGGACAACGGCGCCAAGGTCGTCGACGGCTGGGACCAGGCCTACTACTCCGACTTCACCCAGGGCGGCGGCAAGGGCACGCGTCCGATCGTCGTCTCCTACGACTCCTCGCCGGCCTTCACCGTCAAGGACGGCAAGACCACGACGGCCGCTCTGCTCGACACCTGCTTCCGTCAGGTCGAGTACGCCGGTGTGCTGAAGGGTGCCGACCACCCCGAGGGCGCACAGGCGCTGATCGACTTCATGCTTTCCGACAGCGTGCAGGGGGCACTGCCGGAGAGCATGTACGTCTTCCCCGTCTCCTCCGACGTGAAGCTGCCCGCCGAGTGGGCGAAGTTCGCCCAGCAGCCCACCTCGCCGCTCTCCGTCGAGCCGAAGGAGATCGAGGAGAACCGGGAAGCGTGGCTGGCGACCTGGAGTGACACGATCGCGCAGTGAGCTCCACCCGTCGCGTAGGCACCCTGGTCGCGCTCGCCGCCCTCCCGGTGGCCGTGCTGGCGGTCTTCTTCGTCCTGCCGGTCACGGGGATGGTGCAGCGCGGACTGTTCTTCGGTGGCTCCTTCGACCCGTCCGTGGTGTCCCGGGTCGTGGGGCGCCCGGAGATCCAGCGGGCGCTCTGGTTCACGCTGTGGTCCTCGGGGCTCGCGACGGTGCTGAGCATCGCCCTGGGGCTGCCGGCTGCGTTCGCGCTGCATCGACTGGCGTTTCCGCTGCAGCGCGTCATCCGGGCCGGGCTGCTGGTGCCGTTCGTGCTCCCCACCGTCGTCGTGGGCGTCGCCTTCCGCGAGCTCATCGGCGAGGCGGGGCTGCTCGCATCTCTGGGTCTCGATGGCACGCCGACGGCGATCATCCTCGGGCTGGTCTTCTTCAACGCCTCGGTGGTGATCCGCGCGGTCGGGGCGGCCTGGGAGTCGCTCGACCCGCGACCCGGTGAGGCCGCCGCCGCTCTCGGGGCGTCGCCCTTGCGGGTCCTGCTGACGATCACCCTGCCCGCGCTGCGTCCCGCGATCGTCTCGGCGGCGTCGGTGGTCTTCCTCTTCTGCGCGACCGCGTTCGGGATCGTGCTCACCCTCGGCGGGGTGCGCTACAACAGCATCGAGACCGAGATCTACAAGCTCACGTTCACCCTGTTCGACCTGCCCGGTGCCGCGGTGCTGTCGGTGCTGCAGCTGGTGGTCGTCGTCGGGCTGCTGGTCGTGGCCGGTCGGCTGCGTTCGGTGCCGGATCCCGCGCAGTCCCGGGTCGTCGTACGCCGCCGGCGGGTCTCGCCGCGGGACCTCCCGGCCCTGTTGTCCACGTCGGTGCTGGTCCTGCTGGTGGCCGGTCCGCTGCTGGCGCTGCTGCTCGGGTCGCTGCGGGTCGACGACCGCTGGAGCCTCGGGAACTATGTCGCCCTGCAGACCCCCGGGTTCGACCCGCCGCTGCCGGTGCCGGTCACCACGGCGCTGATGACGTCGCTGGCGGTCGCGGTGCAGGCGACGCTGGTCGCGCTGGTGCTCGGGCTGCTGGTGGCCTTCGCGGTGACCCGTCGGTCCCGGACGCTTGCGGAGCGTCGGGTGCGCGCCGTGCTCGACGGGCTGTTCATGG from Nocardioides luteus includes:
- a CDS encoding MFS transporter — its product is MKLPLYGWLAAETISLVGTRISMLALPWFVLETTGSAAQAGLIALFEMTPLVLSKIFGGPVIDRIGPRRVAIACDLGSAVVVGLIPLLYAAGLLHLSILLALVALAGALRGPGDAAKSSMIPQLVEAAGVSTERATGLHSFVERTASMLGAAAAGLLIGLVGATNAIVIDAASFALGALVLAATTAGLTGHRSPGPAEQPRKDPASYGAQLAEGWHVLRRDRVLLGIAFMVALTNLIDLAWSSVLMPVWGQQHAGPETIGLLFATFSGFSAVGSAVAAAIGDRMRRYPTYLVCFLITGIPRFLVIAFGAPLWVVFVVFAIGGTASGFINPILGSLQFERIPAHVLGRVMSLISAFAWGLMPLGGLLGGGLVSAFGLTTALVACGIAYFVVTMFPAIDPTWKQIERRSEPAASRLPATAGS
- a CDS encoding ArsR/SmtB family transcription factor codes for the protein MAAREIVPGVDQLKALTHPVRVRMLGMLRVDGPATATTLAARLGINSGATSYHLRQLAQHGFIEDDESRGNARERWWKAAHQMTVTGDSDVPDTAEGQETLGAYLQTVVTIYTQQLQKALEERELISKEWREVFNLNDRVVRLTPSQVRRLQEQVNEVVFGFEDDPDGEPVAVQFHTFALPGHLGPEKD
- a CDS encoding FAD/NAD(P)-binding protein, which encodes MTTDAAPPTPTSAPTVAIIGGGASGTLTAINLLRRGASVTLFESRGEAGYGVAYSTTDARHLLNVRANNMSGFLDDRDDLLNWAAEVGIELGPIDFLPRRDYSRYLRDRLAQAAAAGPGALETVGETVVDVEPVGAGFQVLTSDDGEGHVADAVVLAYGNPPPQPLAGLPEAPWNLSDPWDVARISALPGDATVLVVGTGLTAVDTTVTLLDDSPARRVIMVSRHGLLPNPHVDDQFTSWVTPIPDGPLTADGIAGLVRDQIEHAAALGVDWRAVIDGLRGPTQSIWRHLPEPERRRFRELYAREWEVRRHRMAPRIAALLDTYRAEGRLEILGGGVLGCRANAEADGAEKPVVTLADGDREVTAVVNCTGPSPDITRTDNPLLLALQKRGLIAPDPLRLGIDVTEDGRVIGADGSVVPGLVTVGPPCKGALYEATAIPEIRVQAAAAAAHLAAE
- a CDS encoding malate:quinone oxidoreductase produces the protein MDEPLDVVLIGGGIMSATLGVLLQELEPSWSIKMIERLDSLAVESSGPWNNAGTGHSALCELNYSPQQADGSVDISKAVNVNEQFQVSRQLWSFLVENGRIPDPDKFIHTVPHMSFVWGADNVEYLRKRHEALSQHPLFAGMEFSTDPEVIRGWAPLLLEGRSAKSLAEEPVAATWTNAGTDVDFGSLTSMLTRTLVDKGADLETGSEVTDLHQTMDGFWHIYGRNESGKYHLRSRFVFVGAGGYALPLLQKAAIPEIRGFGGFPVSGEFLRTSKPELVTQHRAKAYGKAAVGAPPMSVPHLDTRYVEGKTHLMFGPYAGWSPRFLKTGSLTDLFLSVRPHNLLPMLRAGLTNMDLTVYLVKELLRSPRKKFDDLLDFFPAADRKDWERIIAGQRVQVIRPDGVLQFGTEVITAEDGTIAGLLGASPGASTAPAIMVNVLRRCFPDRWDDWQPQLKTMIPATGAELSADPELAAETFARTDRQLNLG
- a CDS encoding PLP-dependent cysteine synthase family protein, which encodes MPRLSDSHRAWIDEAVRRVEADAQRSADTHLHVVPLPGCPGIDLYLKDESVHPTGSLKHRLARSLFLYAVCNGWLHEGATVVEASSGSTAVSEAYFSRLLGLPFVAVMPRSTSKEKVALIEWYGGTCHFVDRAADVYAEAERLARECGGHYMDQFTYAERATDWRGNNNIAESIFDQMSQERHPVPTWIVVSAGTGGTSATIGRYLHYRRHPTKLMVADPENSAFYGGWEMDTSDHATGMPSRIEGIGRPRVEPSFVGGVVDDMVQVPDAASIATMRWLSNRMGRSVGPSTGTNVWASLGVVREMVDAGAQGSVVSLLCDSGDRYRSSYYDDGWVSEKGIDLAPYASALADYERTGILVDPS
- a CDS encoding YwaF family protein; amino-acid sequence: MQAYGLTHLVPLSLLTAGIVAVVWLGRRQRDDLDPSRFSRAFALAIPLTIIPLQAHEWVTDFDLFIDLPIHLCDMAWMAATVALWTHHPYPTALTCFWGLTLTTQGVFTPDVRDFPEVSYITFWVMHLMVVLAAVYLVFGLKLLPRWRDYGWAVVTTAAWAAAAYVLNLVLDANYGYLRYKPPSDSLLDVLGPWPLYILSEIVLVAGVWALVTAGMRVWARQEGSTRMPVRS
- a CDS encoding putative protein N(5)-glutamine methyltransferase; the encoded protein is MTSVVPDSGLVARLRAAGCVFAEEEAALLEEAPVSPQEREAMVVRRVAGEPLELILGWAEFCGLRIRVAPGVFVPRQRSALMVDLAVQGIAHRTTRRVLDLGCGTGALGAAVAARVQGAEVWATDIDAAAVACARRNLPPDRVLLGDLYAPLPRDLEFDVIVANAPYVPSDEIRNMPPEARDHEHHVALDGGADGLEVQRRVIEQAPKHLAPGGVLVIEAGQEQAPVTASLMRAQGLVAQIHHDEELYATAVTGTAR
- a CDS encoding MBL fold metallo-hydrolase, yielding MSQSTATAISPDSGEHWSAPGAWTVADGVHRIPLPLPMDGLKAVNIYVLEGSDGLSLVDGGWAITEGRAALESGLKKLGFAFRDVRRFLVTHVHRDHYTLASVLGEEFGADVLLGAGERPTLELTNGDLDGWISTDRLLAHAGAPELAEKWAANPPPPPDLSHWRMPSRWLEGDVRLDVAGRDLDAVHTPGHTQGHYVYADLAGSVLFAGDHVLPTITPSIGFEPVPVIDPLGDFMASLTKVRSLPDLQLLPAHGPVATSSHARVDELLAHHETRLAQSLASLRLGRRSALEVANDLGWTRHERAFAELDYFNAGLAVMETKAHLELLVARGLATREETEASVLFAPVDAVSA
- a CDS encoding GNAT family N-acetyltransferase — translated: MTDVSISSFDDLTPKTAYALWQLRQEVFVVEQDCPYLDLDGRDLEPGTRHVVLTDGDRLAGTARILDDGDVWRIGRVVLAPTHRGQGLADVIMKAAVEAVTDRDIVLDAQSPLAGWYAKFGFVKDGEEFLEDGIPHTPMRLRR
- a CDS encoding thiamine ABC transporter substrate-binding protein produces the protein MRTPAITATAITAVSALLLSACGGTPAKPDAEKSSGADDKTVVLLTHDSFTLPKEVLAEFTEKTGYTAEIRHAGDGGELTTKIALDTGNPDGDAVFGVDNTFASRAIDQGALEAYTPSEIPEGVSDFNLPGDEEHFLTPVDNGSVCVNIDTEWFAAKKLTPPKSLDDLAEPAYKDLLVTPGAATSTPGMAFLLATVAEYGEDGWADYWGKLMDNGAKVVDGWDQAYYSDFTQGGGKGTRPIVVSYDSSPAFTVKDGKTTTAALLDTCFRQVEYAGVLKGADHPEGAQALIDFMLSDSVQGALPESMYVFPVSSDVKLPAEWAKFAQQPTSPLSVEPKEIEENREAWLATWSDTIAQ